In Rutidosis leptorrhynchoides isolate AG116_Rl617_1_P2 chromosome 6, CSIRO_AGI_Rlap_v1, whole genome shotgun sequence, the DNA window GATACACTTTACTGGCAAGATCAAGTTCGTCACTATTGGAGGTTGATGAATGCCGATGATACATCGATTCGAAATATTATGGACATGAATGCATTATATGGTGGATTTGCAGTTGCGTTTAATACTTGGCCTGTTTGGGTGATGAATGTTGTCCCTGCAACAACCAATGACACTCTGTCTGCTATTTATGCACGAGGCCTTATTGGCACTTTTCATGACTGGTAAGTCGAAACAAGAACTAATTGCATGCTTGTTTTTTCTCATTACGTTCTGTCTTGATAAGTGTGCTGAATGAACTCTCTAATTGACTGTATGTTGCGAGTGTCAAATAAGCGCTTGTTGTTTAACTGAATTTTTTCTGAATGACAATTATCACTATTTTACTCCGTCTGTAATAAGTGTTGAAATTAAAAAGACAGTTTAAGTGTTTGATAAATCTTCTGAATTATCGTAAGCACTGTGTCCGGTTATAGTTAGGGTTGTTCAATATTTGGCTAACCGATTAGCctgaaaaccgaaccgaataaaaATGAAATAAACCAAACCGGATTTAATTCAGTTCGGTTTTCAAATTtgagttcggttttcggtttttacTTTTTCGAATCCCGTTTAACCGAATAAACGATTCAAAACCGTATTCAACTAATATTATGTTAAGTTGAATTATTGAAATTATATAGACGAAAAATTGATTTTAAAATCAAAAGCCCAATTCAAAATTAATTTTTATGATTCTGCTAGTTAATTATGATTTTTTGGGTCTTTCGGTTCCAACCGAGAGCGAActgaattcgaattcggttttGAAATTAAATTCGGTTTCGGTTCTCGGTTTTGCCTccaaaattttcaaaactgaataAAACAAAGAAACCGAAAATAGAGCAGATGAACGCATCTACTTATAGTTTTTTCCTTGAAAGCATATATGTTTATAATGATAGCTGTGATACTAGTTTATACTGCCACGTGTAGGTGTGAGCCGTTTTCATCGTATCCACGCACTTATGATTTGCTGCACGCAAATTATCTCTTCACTCATTATCGAAACCAGGATGATGGTTGCTCATTGGAAGATATCATGCTAGAGATGAACCGTCTTGTACGACCTCAGGTAACTTGTCTTTCATATATTACGTTAACTGTTCAAATTACATATTTGCCCCTTGTGATTGTCACAGTAACTTGATGCTACACTTTTCAATTTTATTACACAGGGCTTTGTTATTATTAGAGATGATGAACTTATTATATCAAGAATAAGGGATCTTGCGCCAAAGTTCCTATGGGAGGTTACTTCACATGCACTCGAAAATCAACAAGGGGTATCAGAACCAGTTTTAATTTGCCAAAAGAAGTTTTGGGCAATCAGTTAGAGGTGAACCAACCCTTTGTTGTAGGTTTTTAATAATTTAGCTCAATAGTTTCTAGTTTACTTATataatattatgtataatgtatgtACTACATCCATTCTTTTGTTCATTGTAATCTTGTTGAACTAAGTTGATCATGTGGTTAGTTGGCCACAAAAATGGATAGGAATCACATCTCTGTTTATTAATATCTGGTGTAATGTTCGGGTTATCTTTAAACGCACTTTATTCATCATTAATCGTTATTTCCTActtgtaattatattaaaatgtAAGAATCCTTGTAATTTAGCATTAAACCTTAAACTCAAGTTTTTGCTACCTCAGATTCTCATAATTCTTGTTTCTGTCGGATATTTTCTActtgtaattatattaaaatgtaaaatgTAAGTTTTATACTAGTATATACCTTTTGATTTGAAACTAAAATCGATAAGATTGAGAAAAAATGAAAGGTCCCAGTTTATTTTCATGGTTATCGTATTTTGTTTTGTCCTCGTAGAACCTAGAATATATTTTCCAGATACATTATCAAGACAAGAGCATATTAATTAATCCAATATTATTTGAGATGTTCAGAAGACTAATTAATACGCCTTAATTAAGATTGTGGGCTCGCCGTTGGTTTCATCGATTGGTGCGCTTAAGTTGTTCTCATTTGCGTCTCCCTTGGTAAAGGCGGTAACTTTTCAAAAGGTCGATGGGAAGATTTCGAAGTTAGGGGAGAGAGGTAAAAATGTTTCGTTTGCTGCTGATGATCTTGGATGCACGTAATTCGGTTTTGCTTGTTGGATGTTTAGCTTTGTCGTTTCGTGTTGGAGTTTCAATTAGGTGTGCTAGGTTTAGCTGTTTAGTGTTTCTTGGGTCTTTGTTTCTGCAATGATCGTATTGCTCGTGTGGTTTGATTTGTCTGTTGTCCGATCTCTAGGTTCGCGGCTCGACTCGCTTTTTGTTAGTGGTTTGGCTAGTTTGTTGGTTAGGTGCGGTTTCTAGCGGCGAggcggttatatttttttttcttatatcGTTTGATTGTTCTTTCATCGGTCGATGCAAGTCCATTGTTATAAAGTTTGAGTTTCTTTTATTAAAAAGAAAATAATCAAACGAGCATATTTAACGTTTATTACTACTATTGGGTatcactatatccaaaaataagaTGATACTCAACATAGACTGGCATGAGATACACATATAGTTTTGTGACCTTAAATTGTTTATTTAGCAAATTATACCGACAATCTTTGTGGTTTACATGAAATTACACCAACCGATCTTGAGTTTTAAAAATCACATCGATGTTTTATTCATGAAATTACACCAATTGTCCTGGTATTAAATAAATGACACCGATAATCTCTCGCTTACATAAAAGTATACATTGATACAGAGGCGAAGACAGGGGGATGCATGTGGATGCTTTGCATCCCCCAACTCTTCAAATAAGCGAATTATAGTTTGTTAAAAATTGTATATTAGTTGCCAATATCCCCCAATAATAAACACAAGCATCCCTTTAATATCTCATAGTTACGACGTATATATGAAAATTTTGTGttgatattaatttttttttgaaatgcaTCTCCTATACGTGAATCCTGACTTCGCCTCTGCATTGATAGCTCATGATTTACTTATAATGCGTATTGATCGTCGTCTATCCTTCTATCGCACATTTTAAGCAAGTCATGGACGATCAAGGTTCATTCTAATGTAAGTTGGAGAGTACTTGTCCAATTTTTAAAAAATAAGAACGACTGATGTAATTTATAAAAACTACCGGAACACCGTCGAACATTACCAATTCAAGCAACATTCATGTAAACTACAATGACTATTGTAATAATCTACTTTAAAATATAAACACTACTCAATACCAAACGACATTTTCGGCGTTATACTTTAAAATGTCGACAATGATATTACACCATGTTTTTTATGAATCACCACAACTATGCATTTAAGAGTTGTATCGTACAACAAATTAATACATACTTATGGTGGATCAATTACAATAATGGTGAAAATATCATTAACCTTAAAATATTGATTTTCAAGTTCCTCTGTTCAACATTTCTCTAAATCTTCGAAGCGAATCAATCCTTTGTAATTTGAGCTGGTTCTTAAACCTGTTAATAAAATCATCTGCTTTAGCATCAACGCTATCATCATGTACAACTGACTCTCTCATCGTTGCTGGTCGATGCTTGTCGACATCCTCTTCACCTTTCGCCTTCCCCTTTTCACTACGCGATTTTGAAAGATTGCTTGCTGACCTTCTGACCGTAGTCACACCACGCTTTTCTGACGACACTGCAACCAAATGTGCGTACCAATATATATAATACTCTAATACTCGGTCCATCTCAAAATAATAGTTCACTTTAATGTTTATCTTTCTATCTCCCATAATAATTGTTGACTTAAAAAAATAATTACCAATTTATTTCCACTTAATTACTCTCAATCATATACtccgtattttattttataaataaatcaATCAACTTATCTTAAATATACATCAAAACTGATATTTATCAAAAATTCAAAATTATATCTGGTACAAGCTGGATTGATATGTGACATTAAAATTTGTGCTACAAGCTTAGCTAGAGCAATTAATATAACTTTACACTTTGTGCATGAATATGAGCAATTAATATAACTTTACACTTTGTGCATGAATATGAGTTGGATTGATATAAGTACTTACCAGTAGCCAATTTGTTATAGTTGGACTTGTTACTTTCTTCTTCCACTTGATCATGAAGTGGGTCCATGTCTGAATGTTCATCTTGGCTAGTGTTTGTGTTGTAAGAGGACGTGATCATTTTAAACGACTTGACACGGTCCAAGAACGATGGGGCTCGAGTGAGTTGACTCGTTGAGTTATCAACTTGCTCCGACTCAGCTGGGTCCGACTTGTGGAAATAAGACAAGGAAAAATCACTTGACTTAAGTCGTTGCAAAAGAGAAGGGGCACGACCGAGTTGATTCACTGAGTTGTACTCGGTTGTTTCATACTCATGATTAACTTTAGATTGATGGTGATGAGACTTGAAGTTTGATACGATGAAGATAGTGGCAATCATGAGGTTAAGAACACAAAAAAGAATAGTTGGTGTGGACCAATTAGCTATGGAAGTCCATATTGAAGCAATAGCCATTGATGCACCACCACCAAGcatttttgtttgtttgtttgtttgcttGTTCACTAACTATTAATTTAAATCAACAATATGAAGAAGCAACtaggcgtgtgtgtgtgtgtgtgtgtgtgtgtgtgtgtgtgtgagagagagataGATGGTGAAATTCTAAATTTCTGATTGTGTGTTAATTATATACTGTGGGTAAGTTTTTGTACTAATATGGAGTACTAGTTTTGTTAGGTTTTCTACCCATTGCGATTTGAAGGGTGTGCTTTGTCTTCAGTTTTGTTATACTGGTGTTTTCTTCATCCTTCGTTTAATACCCCTGTCcactgttgtaaaaaacccgattactcattAATTAATCCTTGATTGCTTATTTTTAAGAGCAATCTGTTCCGACTTTCTAAAATCTATTTAATTAATTGGTCAAAGTCAATtaatggatcaaaatcgaatttggtaatcaaagtcggccaatatcaaaattggtcaacatttatacattaatttatgttataactttagagtttttgaacaaaatgaacaattttacaaTTATATTAAAGCTTATGTTTATGTTTAGGGTTAAAGCTACAAATAGGCTATATAGTTTCTCAAATGTCCCGAAGTCGCCCATATACCCATTTGCGTCTGACTGttggctatatactttcaaaatgTGTACCAACATAAGCCActatactttttttttatttatttgcaaCGAAAACAATTAATGACGTGacttctaagtagtcatgacatgtcggtgatacatcggaacaaaaaccgaaagtatatagcctacatcaaAATAAAACTGAAAAtatatgacctatttgtagccatatattatgaaaaaatgttaaataattaattttaccggttcagcaggtagcTGGTAACGAAATGttgacattggtacactttttgaaagtatatagccgaTAGTGAGACGCAAATAGATTGTATAACCTTCTACTTGCTTCCTTTTAGACGCTTCCTCTAGTTAAAGAGTAAATTCCGGAGTTCCTTTTACCTAGTGAATATtattaaagataaaaataatagttataatgaagGACAAAAGTTACGAGAGGGCCCTTGAAGTCAAAGAAAAACACAACCAAGCAAGAAGGAATAAAACACCAACTAGACACACTAAGAAAGCACCAAAAAGCCTAGCTTAAATGTAATGACCCATCCCACATCGAATCGTGAAAGGAATAGTGAGTCTTTTATAAGCTTAAAGTTGTGGCTAACTAATACCActcaccatggtttatagttgaaaCCTGAAGATACCCGGTTAGTCCACTACTTTAACTTGCGAGGAACGATTGTCGCTCCCGTTTTAAAGGGCACACGGTTTGTGCAACTTTTGGAGTCGCTTTGAGGGTCGTTTCATTAAATACCAAGCAACCTTCATCTTCGCAACATCTTTCGAGTCTTTGAATCTGATAGATCATAACTTTAGCAccttgcgtttttttttttttttttttttttccaagaaCACAAAACATACATTATAAACTTATACCCTCTACCGTtccaattttatttttttaaatataatatcatTATTTACACTATACCTTATGTGAACTTTTTAATTTTATCTCATACAATTTTTTTTGTCTCATATGTAATGTCAGTGGTATTAAACAACTTTACCCTTTTTTACGTACTTATTTATATGAATGAGCAATTACTTTAATACATCTCAAAAGCAACTAATGGACAACAGATGGGACGAAAGGAATATTTATCCGATTTATTACAAATATAACAAAAATACATAGTAGACAATTTATTAGGCGAATGACCAATTAGAGCAATAGTAAGTTTAGCAAGTGGAATGTCGGAGTTTGGCATTTCCCCACTTCTCACTAAGGCTCTGTTCCAGAGTTATTTTAGAATGAAATGAGATGAAGCGGAATGAAGGGGAGGAAGTTAAATCTTTCTAATTTGAAAGgaagtgtttgagagaaaattaCACTAAAATGATCAATTCACTTCCTTCCCTTTCTTTCATGTGAAAACTCAAGAACAACAATAGATTTAAAAAAATTTCCATTCCCTTTCATTTCTTTCCAACTCTGGAACAGACCCTAAAGTTATCTCCATTGTTCTCGGCTCCGAAGTTCCTTAACGAATGTAGGTTTTACATTTTGTTTTGTTTTCTAATACCTTATTAGTTAATACTTATATTTTGTGAGTTCATTGTGGCAGTTTGCAGGTTCAGGTGATTTTTCAGTTAATGACACGAGACAGTTTATAGATAAAGTGTACTCGCCTACTATTGATTCTAGTACAATTTGGGCTAAAGAATTGCCACACAAAATGAATGTTTTCACTTGGAGGGTGGCTAGCGATAGACTTCCGAATCATTTAAATTTATCTCGTCAAGGTATGGAGATTGAACATGTTAATTGTGTCTTGGGTTGTAGCATGATCGAATCATTGCAGCATGTTCTATTTGAATGCgatgtatgtgacgacccggaaatttccgaccaaatttaaacttgatctctatatgtttccgacacgataagcaaaatttattaaactgaatctcaaaattgttGAACTGTTTTAATGTATtcgtttaacctttgactattcccgacgattcacgaacctgtaattgtaaacagaaaagtatatatagataattatatatgtaaataattatacataataaattaaatatattaatgaactattaagtgatttagttattatgaaagataatttaaaataactgaaacttattattttgaatatatagggTATATTGAATAGAAAAGATTTCGAACCTAATTGGTCAACGTTAACAAAATGTTAAACATATaatgtatactttgagtttattggtttcaatatatatatatatatatatatatatatatatatatatatatatatatatatatatatatatatataattaatataattatctacttaatatttaaaacataattgtatatataatagttgaaaatatctatatatatatatatatatatatatatatatatatatacaaaattaatattatatataatatataaatattcaatattcaataaatgttatcatatgatatataatataattattaaatattacatagctaATAAGATATAAAAACAACATATTAAACATActtgcaaataaaaatataattgctatattattattactttcaatattaatagtaatagtaatatccgtattaataatattatcatatatagcATATAGATATGAAATCTGATATGTAAAAActgttatatcatttttattattattatcattaataatattaatattattataattaacctcattaatagtattattaataataataatattatcattatctttattgaaattatcattgttattattaaatattatcatattatttttattattatcattatttttaaatgtattattagtattatcttataaataatattatgattattattattaatttaattattaataattagtattattattaaaaattattatttttatttaaaattatcattaacatgatttttattatttttatcattattaataatattactagtattaatttattaatattattattcattaattcattaatataaaatatacataaaattacATACAGATGCAAGGATCCATTTCCTTTCAACATCAGCTTTTTAATTCTTATTTTCTAGTCGATTCCAATTAGCAGACACATCAAAAATATGTTTGGAAGTCGTACAAATCAGATGCTCTTTATTatctgtattatattttttttatttaattctcTAATTTAAATTCATGTCTAGAAACTGTTACGCGTCCAAATCAATTTGTAATACAAACAAGCAAGTTTACTGCATCAATATTCGATTATTATCTATATATGATGCTACCTTCACAATGTaattcgattttaaaaacaaaaaaatcagAAAATAAGCCAACGACCACTGTTCTTGACCATAATCCACAAAACTTCGATttcatataaattttaaaaatccatTAATGCAGTTTGTTTATAAATCTTTcattcaatctttctgcaaaatcacAACTACCAATTCTTTCAAACGAGTTcggattttagagtcaaagttaaattttaaaaagtcaaacaaagtGTTCTTCATGAAATTGGAAGTCATTTTGAGATTTCAGGATCAATTGAggattcctaaagtttctaggaaggatttaTAATCTATCTCATGAAGAAACCAAAGTCTAaaaatataacgaccctcatttttccattatatatttttccatattaaatgcccaacaatataattaaacttaacaattaaactttaattaacgattgttaagcattaagaattataaaatataataattaactttgtgtaataaacgacaagttaataaaaagataaaaatagtgAGCTTATTAATTTtcgtgaacaaaataaataaccttaaatcttgtacacttaaataattaaagttgaataattaaagaaccatttaagctaatctaaagtacaaggactaaagtgaaaaagttgCACCGTAATTCTcctaaccctagccgatttttaaagggggtaaaattacccttttacccTTCAAATTTTTGGCCAAGCAACCCCCCATCACCTCCTCATTTAACCTAACTTGTTCccaaagtaattcctaattaaactataattctagaattctctaatcactcctataaatagagacctaggctaaaccattttttgtaccaaatcacaatcacaattctctctcaaaatctctctctccctctctcttattttcggccaaaagccgaaaatcaccaccaccaccatcgaattcatcatcatcatcttcaagggtTTTTCAAGTAATCTTCTAGctcgttcttcgcgttcttcgtgatcttcaaggtgttcttcgttattcaagggttttgatcttcatcttcaagtcatcatcatctttttttgttaatcttcatcattgttcatcaaggtaaaaaccctagatccaaaacttttaattcttactttcaattcatgttttcaTAATTACattcatgcatgatcttaacatctatattgtttatgtaaaaaaaataaaatatgcatatacatatacatacatacggctacatatatatatatatatatatatatatatatatatatatatatatatatatatatatatatatatatatatatataatttttttttgtttagatcTTAAAAACCTTAAGGATTCACTAAGATTGTGTTAGGGTAGTTATATTTAGAAAGTAgatatacattacatatatatgtatttactaataaataaataaataaataaatatatatatatatatatatatatatatatatatatatatacacacacacacacatatatacacgactacatatatataaaaataaaataaaaatactatatatatacatatacgcgatatatatacatgatatatatatatatatatatatatatatatatatatatatatatatatatatatatatatatatattaaataactaaaaccctaattaaacctaaccctaattttatatatatatatatatatatatatatatatatatatatatatatattaaataactaaaaccctaattattaaaccctaatttattaaaaccctaatattacctaaaccctatacattaaataaaaccctaatcattacctaatcattacttcactaaaccctaaacctaataatactattaaacctttatcacataaaccctaatcattaaatactactttaattaattaaacctaattaattaataaaaccctaatactacttatactactatttaacacttatacacttatattattactaacacatacaatatactactacttatattatattatacgattacgttagtcattcacgataacgtgcgattactcgaacgtcaacgctacttaaggcctagggtgatccttggtaccactatgggacgcttgtggattacgaatgc includes these proteins:
- the LOC139852714 gene encoding pathogen-associated molecular patterns-induced protein A70-like codes for the protein MLGGGASMAIASIWTSIANWSTPTILFCVLNLMIATIFIVSNFKSHHHQSKVNHEYETTEYNSVNQLGRAPSLLQRLKSSDFSLSYFHKSDPAESEQVDNSTSQLTRAPSFLDRVKSFKMITSSYNTNTSQDEHSDMDPLHDQVEEESNKSNYNKLATVSSEKRGVTTVRRSASNLSKSRSEKGKAKGEEDVDKHRPATMRESVVHDDSVDAKADDFINRFKNQLKLQRIDSLRRFREMLNRGT